A single Aminobacterium mobile DSM 12262 DNA region contains:
- a CDS encoding LysM peptidoglycan-binding domain-containing M23 family metallopeptidase, producing the protein MMNDSPGKGNHSKSGRMGFMIVMLLMFSTAVFLTVCASNRSAGVAWGNLQQNDSDDKNEEDTHVPAGFVVIDMSGAVASEPEAASEEEGGIGPLPADESAYSEEPVLMAGEGESADVTETDSSGQDQSESGEEGDSESTLLSEVKPRWEEYTVKSGETLGDIASRYNVSADEIARANELKNPNKLTLNQQLLIPVSSEAVDVVLEEVRTRKARVAAKREKVKPLDVTKYKVANGDSLWSISNTFSLEIDTLFGSNDLKDPNVLKPGIELRIPNQDGIFYTVKKGDTLGGIVKKFQISKEKTLEVNGNMDLNSLKAGEEIFLPEARPEVSVLNADNGGSKSSSKSGGATYSRSFRWPVVGRINSPFGWRRHPVTRRKSFHTGIDIKASRGYRIRAAKEGHVVYSGWMGGYGRVVVLSHGGGYSTLYAHCSKLAVRNGQKISQGQVIAYVGSTGRATGPHLHFEVRMNNRPINPLKVLR; encoded by the coding sequence ATGATGAACGATTCTCCAGGTAAAGGAAATCATTCTAAATCGGGCCGCATGGGTTTTATGATCGTTATGCTGCTCATGTTCAGTACAGCTGTTTTTCTCACTGTTTGTGCGAGTAACCGTTCCGCAGGGGTAGCCTGGGGAAATCTTCAGCAGAACGATAGCGATGATAAAAATGAAGAAGATACCCACGTGCCGGCGGGTTTTGTAGTTATCGATATGTCAGGAGCGGTAGCAAGCGAACCAGAAGCTGCGAGTGAAGAGGAGGGCGGCATTGGACCTCTTCCTGCTGATGAGTCGGCTTATTCAGAAGAGCCAGTGCTTATGGCAGGCGAAGGGGAGAGTGCAGATGTTACAGAAACTGACTCTTCTGGGCAGGATCAAAGTGAGTCTGGAGAAGAAGGAGACTCGGAATCCACTCTTCTTTCTGAAGTAAAGCCCCGGTGGGAAGAATATACGGTAAAATCAGGAGAAACTCTCGGAGATATCGCCAGCCGTTATAATGTGTCGGCTGACGAGATAGCTCGTGCTAATGAGTTAAAAAATCCTAATAAATTGACATTAAATCAGCAGCTTCTTATTCCTGTTTCCAGTGAAGCCGTAGATGTTGTCTTGGAGGAAGTACGAACTCGAAAGGCTAGAGTAGCTGCCAAACGAGAGAAAGTGAAACCTCTTGATGTTACAAAGTATAAAGTAGCGAATGGCGATAGCCTTTGGTCTATTTCAAACACCTTCAGTCTCGAAATTGATACTCTTTTCGGAAGCAATGATTTGAAAGACCCTAATGTTTTAAAACCTGGAATAGAACTTCGTATCCCTAATCAGGATGGTATTTTTTATACGGTGAAAAAAGGCGATACTCTTGGCGGTATTGTTAAAAAATTTCAAATATCGAAAGAGAAAACTTTAGAAGTTAATGGGAATATGGATTTAAACAGCTTGAAGGCAGGGGAGGAAATATTCCTTCCGGAAGCCCGTCCTGAAGTTTCAGTTCTTAACGCTGATAACGGAGGAAGTAAATCTTCTTCTAAATCTGGTGGCGCAACATACTCTCGCTCTTTCCGCTGGCCTGTAGTTGGTCGCATTAATAGCCCTTTTGGTTGGCGTCGGCATCCAGTGACGAGAAGGAAAAGTTTCCATACTGGTATCGATATTAAAGCTTCCCGTGGATACCGTATTCGGGCGGCCAAAGAGGGACATGTAGTTTATTCCGGCTGGATGGGTGGATATGGGCGGGTTGTGGTATTGAGCCATGGAGGCGGGTATTCGACTTTATATGCCCATTGTTCTAAATTGGCTGTACGTAATGGGCAAAAAATATCCCAGGGGCAGGTTATAGCTTATGTAGGTTCTACAGGGAGAGCTACAGGTCCGCATCTCCACTTCGAAGTACGTATGAATAATAGGCCTATAAACCCTTTGAAGGTTCTTCGATAG
- a CDS encoding CTP synthase: MTKFIFVTGGVVSSLGKGITAASLGVLLKKRGFRVSIIKLDPYLNVDAGTMNPFQHGEVFVTNDGAETDLDLGHYERFIDESLSADNNVTTGKIYSTVISKERHGCYLGGTVQVIPHITNEIQERILKAADDNDIVIAEIGGTVGDIEGQPFLEAIRQMATRVGRENVLYCHVTLVPYLEAARELKTKPTQHSVQELRRIGILPDIIVCRSHYTICDEMKEKIALFCNVPKEAVIEALDEPTIYKVPLSLYDQHFDTLVMDRLSVKSEVEPDLEDWRKVVQSFCNPDGEVEIAMVGKYINHKDAYLSVVEALNHAGVYHKVRIRIRSVEAEAIEEQGAEKVLAGVHGVLVPGGFGARGLEGKIEAARYAREKKIPYLGLCLGMQVAVIDFARHVCGISDANTAEVQEDGKNLIIHLMEEQRDVADLGGTMRLGAYPCALVPGTKSFEAYHEEVVYERHRHRYEFNNEYRDLVEKAGLKVAGVYKKKDLVEIVEISDHPWFIAVQFHPEFRSRPVKPHPLFVGFIQAAVNMVEK; the protein is encoded by the coding sequence ATGACAAAGTTTATTTTTGTTACGGGCGGAGTAGTTTCTTCTCTTGGGAAAGGCATTACAGCAGCGTCGCTGGGTGTGCTTCTCAAGAAAAGAGGTTTTAGAGTCTCAATTATCAAGCTAGACCCTTATCTGAATGTGGATGCGGGAACAATGAATCCCTTTCAGCATGGGGAAGTTTTTGTGACAAATGACGGAGCTGAAACAGATTTAGACCTGGGGCATTATGAGCGTTTTATTGACGAGTCTCTTTCCGCTGATAACAACGTGACTACGGGGAAAATCTATTCTACTGTCATATCGAAAGAACGCCATGGCTGTTATCTCGGCGGAACGGTTCAGGTTATTCCCCACATTACGAATGAGATTCAGGAACGTATTCTCAAAGCTGCTGACGATAATGATATTGTCATAGCAGAGATAGGTGGAACAGTAGGAGACATAGAGGGTCAGCCGTTCCTTGAGGCTATTCGTCAGATGGCTACGCGTGTAGGGAGAGAAAATGTACTATATTGTCATGTAACCCTTGTGCCTTATTTGGAAGCAGCCAGAGAGCTAAAAACAAAACCGACGCAACATAGTGTGCAGGAATTACGGAGAATAGGCATTCTTCCCGATATCATCGTCTGTCGTTCCCACTATACTATATGTGATGAGATGAAAGAGAAAATAGCCCTCTTCTGCAATGTGCCGAAGGAAGCTGTAATAGAAGCTCTTGATGAACCTACAATTTATAAAGTTCCTTTAAGCTTGTACGATCAGCATTTCGATACATTAGTGATGGATCGTTTATCTGTAAAAAGCGAGGTAGAGCCAGATCTTGAAGACTGGCGAAAAGTTGTTCAGAGTTTTTGCAATCCTGATGGCGAAGTAGAGATAGCTATGGTTGGAAAATATATAAACCATAAAGATGCTTATTTGAGCGTTGTAGAGGCGTTGAACCATGCAGGAGTTTATCACAAAGTACGAATTCGTATCCGCTCAGTGGAAGCTGAAGCTATAGAGGAACAGGGAGCTGAAAAAGTGCTTGCGGGTGTCCATGGTGTCCTGGTACCAGGGGGATTTGGGGCTCGAGGCCTTGAGGGAAAAATAGAAGCAGCTCGTTATGCTCGAGAGAAAAAAATACCTTATTTGGGACTTTGTTTAGGTATGCAGGTAGCGGTGATTGATTTTGCTCGGCATGTATGTGGCATTTCAGATGCCAATACGGCGGAAGTGCAGGAAGATGGCAAAAACCTTATTATACACTTAATGGAAGAGCAGCGCGATGTGGCTGATTTAGGTGGAACTATGAGGTTGGGGGCGTATCCTTGCGCTCTCGTTCCTGGAACGAAATCTTTTGAAGCTTACCATGAAGAAGTTGTTTATGAGAGGCATCGCCATCGCTACGAGTTTAACAACGAATATCGCGATCTCGTAGAGAAGGCAGGGCTTAAAGTAGCGGGAGTGTACAAGAAAAAAGACTTAGTAGAGATCGTGGAAATATCAGATCATCCGTGGTTTATCGCAGTTCAGTTCCATCCAGAGTTTCGGTCACGGCCGGTAAAACCACATCCGCTTTTTGTTGGTTTTATACAGGCTGCGGTAAATATGGTGGAAAAGTAG
- a CDS encoding LPS-assembly protein LptD: MERIGEKFFLRFFMVFMVLLFLQNPLRAEEAKEVTLEAEVVAYDERGTVATAKGSAVLNYGIIRIYSDYMEYDVATQEALAEALPGKSVTIFYGANKLSGQRLVYHLETEEGVLDGAKGEMPAGQGTLFVRGKQLDFAPVERAAQKGWISQKSAKRIKEKTTIGKWRNTSLTTCPQEHPHYNVTTKKLTIIPGKSIVAKNPKVYIGGSYLFTYPFDYVVALNKEKGFLDSELMPTILYTSDKGFGAGYSGPIVWDDGGARLGFMMWSKKGLEGSVSASQNLQNIGLTGVTLFGNLEYSWEETTDQEAFRPSWGFRGEWNGWRARLWWSQREALDIEKGGGESYKNLLYRDPEFTFSSPSWPLMSWMNTRWSVAGSFGSYEERRGRKAYESDRMGLGITLSGIGNPAPIRPFWASSYWHFRYDGGDDEQKILWLSVGAGYKLGPIDARTAYRRRWVDGHSPMVWDRYSDLEEFYQQFAFPVGKDISLAVRSAYNVKTTEWFERAYILTYDPRCCLQWQLIYRDDLKEDDDWVSVRLVINAFPDKPLAFGDKKLSSPFPF; the protein is encoded by the coding sequence GTGGAAAGAATAGGGGAGAAATTTTTCCTCCGTTTTTTTATGGTATTTATGGTGTTGCTTTTTTTGCAGAATCCTTTAAGGGCGGAAGAAGCGAAAGAAGTGACCTTGGAAGCAGAGGTTGTAGCCTATGACGAAAGGGGCACTGTAGCCACCGCAAAGGGGAGTGCCGTCCTTAACTACGGTATTATCCGTATTTATTCTGACTATATGGAGTACGATGTAGCAACTCAGGAAGCCTTGGCCGAAGCGCTGCCAGGGAAGAGTGTTACTATTTTTTATGGTGCTAATAAGCTTTCCGGGCAACGTCTTGTCTACCATCTTGAGACAGAGGAAGGTGTCCTCGATGGTGCAAAGGGCGAAATGCCAGCAGGACAAGGGACCCTCTTTGTGCGAGGGAAGCAGCTTGATTTTGCTCCAGTAGAGAGAGCTGCTCAAAAAGGTTGGATTAGCCAAAAATCGGCGAAAAGAATAAAAGAGAAGACCACTATAGGAAAGTGGCGCAATACGAGTTTAACTACGTGTCCTCAAGAACATCCCCACTATAATGTAACAACTAAGAAACTTACTATCATTCCAGGGAAGAGCATCGTCGCCAAAAATCCCAAGGTTTATATAGGTGGTTCTTATTTATTTACCTACCCCTTTGATTATGTAGTTGCCCTGAATAAGGAAAAAGGTTTTCTTGACTCCGAACTGATGCCCACGATTCTTTATACTTCAGATAAAGGATTTGGAGCTGGATACAGCGGGCCTATCGTATGGGACGATGGAGGGGCCCGTTTGGGCTTTATGATGTGGTCTAAGAAGGGGTTGGAAGGCAGTGTTTCTGCTTCTCAAAATCTTCAGAATATAGGATTGACAGGCGTAACCCTGTTTGGAAATCTAGAATATTCTTGGGAAGAAACGACAGACCAGGAAGCTTTCCGTCCATCTTGGGGGTTCCGTGGTGAGTGGAATGGATGGAGGGCGAGGCTTTGGTGGTCTCAGCGTGAGGCGCTTGATATAGAGAAGGGCGGCGGTGAGAGTTATAAAAACTTACTCTATCGCGACCCCGAATTTACTTTTTCCAGTCCTTCGTGGCCTCTTATGTCGTGGATGAACACGAGATGGAGCGTGGCTGGTTCTTTTGGAAGCTACGAAGAGCGACGAGGTCGTAAAGCCTATGAGTCTGACAGAATGGGACTTGGCATCACTCTCTCCGGAATTGGAAATCCCGCTCCCATTCGCCCCTTTTGGGCTTCGAGTTATTGGCATTTTCGATATGATGGTGGCGATGACGAGCAGAAGATTTTATGGCTGTCTGTAGGGGCTGGATATAAACTTGGACCTATCGATGCCAGAACGGCCTATCGGCGGCGATGGGTAGACGGACATTCTCCTATGGTGTGGGATCGATATAGTGATTTAGAAGAATTTTATCAGCAATTTGCTTTCCCTGTAGGAAAAGATATTTCATTGGCTGTTCGTAGCGCTTACAACGTTAAAACTACCGAATGGTTTGAACGTGCTTATATCTTAACGTACGATCCTAGGTGCTGTTTACAATGGCAGCTTATCTATAGAGATGATTTAAAAGAAGATGACGATTGGGTAAGTGTGCGTCTTGTCATTAACGCTTTCCCCGATAAACCTTTGGCCTTTGGAGATAAAAAACTTTCCAGTCCTTTCCCCTTTTAA
- a CDS encoding D-alanine--D-alanine ligase family protein yields the protein MDKKMVVAVLYGGDGPEKEVSLKSGEAVSKGLEECGYKVVPFKVHSLADVFQLRNVQGLASVFVALHGGWGEDGRVQAALEAMNFPYTGPGPLACSLSMDKAAAKGLLNLYGIPTPAGLLVLKNSSFSIEESRHFIATHKMAILKPCNGGSTIGVSVVKDASSLEQAFEEAWRYDDRAVLEEFISGVDVTVAVWERKGSPEALPAVMIRPKQGFYDYDSKYTPGMTEYITPAPYEPKVSEHLAHLACQAFQVLGCEGYARVDFRVEEDGTPWVLEVNTVPGMTSTSLVPKAAAAAGYDFPLFLSELVQLSFEKKSACK from the coding sequence GTGGATAAAAAGATGGTAGTAGCTGTTTTATATGGTGGAGATGGACCAGAAAAAGAGGTTTCTCTGAAAAGCGGAGAAGCTGTAAGCAAGGGGTTAGAGGAGTGTGGATATAAAGTAGTACCTTTTAAGGTCCACTCCCTGGCAGATGTTTTTCAGCTTCGCAACGTTCAGGGGCTTGCTTCTGTTTTTGTTGCCCTCCATGGAGGTTGGGGAGAAGATGGGAGAGTTCAAGCAGCTCTTGAAGCCATGAATTTTCCCTATACAGGGCCGGGGCCTTTGGCGTGCTCTCTTTCTATGGACAAAGCAGCAGCTAAGGGGCTTTTGAACCTTTACGGCATTCCAACCCCCGCTGGACTGCTGGTTTTGAAAAATTCTTCTTTTTCTATAGAAGAGAGCCGTCATTTTATAGCTACTCACAAAATGGCTATTCTCAAACCTTGTAATGGAGGAAGCACTATTGGTGTATCTGTAGTCAAGGATGCGTCTTCGCTTGAGCAAGCTTTTGAAGAGGCATGGAGATATGATGATCGTGCTGTTTTGGAAGAGTTTATTTCAGGAGTTGATGTAACAGTTGCAGTGTGGGAAAGAAAAGGAAGTCCTGAAGCTCTGCCGGCGGTAATGATTCGTCCTAAACAGGGTTTTTACGATTATGACTCGAAATATACGCCAGGAATGACGGAATATATTACCCCAGCCCCCTACGAGCCGAAAGTATCAGAACATCTTGCTCATTTGGCATGTCAGGCTTTTCAGGTTTTAGGATGTGAGGGGTACGCTAGAGTTGATTTCCGTGTAGAGGAAGACGGAACCCCATGGGTGCTGGAAGTGAATACTGTGCCAGGGATGACAAGTACAAGCCTTGTTCCCAAGGCGGCAGCTGCTGCGGGGTACGATTTCCCTCTCTTTCTCTCAGAACTGGTTCAATTGTCTTTTGAAAAGAAAAGCGCCTGCAAATAA
- the greA gene encoding transcription elongation factor GreA, with product MTRSGYEKLTAELVDLRSNGRAEISRQLEEARAFGDLSENAEYAAAKDEQAKLEARISWLEFQLSKAKVIDASDVDTSRVTLGTTVTIEDTTNKKVFTYTIVGSEEADPKLSHISSSSPVGKSLLGKSIGDEVHVKVPRGIRNLKIVSIALMP from the coding sequence ATGACACGAAGCGGGTACGAAAAACTTACCGCTGAGTTAGTCGATCTTAGAAGCAACGGGCGAGCAGAAATATCCCGACAGCTAGAGGAAGCCAGGGCATTTGGTGACTTAAGCGAAAACGCAGAGTATGCTGCTGCAAAAGATGAGCAAGCTAAGTTGGAAGCCCGCATTTCATGGCTTGAGTTTCAGTTGAGCAAGGCCAAGGTTATTGACGCCTCAGATGTAGACACAAGCCGGGTTACTCTTGGAACAACTGTAACGATAGAAGACACAACCAACAAAAAAGTGTTCACCTATACTATCGTGGGATCAGAAGAAGCAGATCCAAAGCTAAGCCACATCTCATCCTCAAGCCCCGTCGGAAAATCTCTTCTCGGCAAATCCATAGGAGACGAAGTTCACGTTAAAGTCCCCCGAGGTATCAGGAATCTAAAAATAGTTAGTATCGCTCTTATGCCTTAA
- a CDS encoding ribonuclease J — translation MPEKPLKRTRRRPRKSNAVKKLKFFALGGLGEIGKNMYVFEFGEDIIVVDSGLMFPDEEMLGIDFVIPDISYLVENRQRIRGILLTHGHEDHIGALPFVLPKLDVPVYGTRLTLGLVQNKLKETVPDYNGNFVEIKAGNEVQLGVFSIRFVAVCHSIPDAVGLVISTPLGLIVHTGDFKLDPTPIDGRLTDYAAFAEAGRDGVLLMLSDSTNAERKGFTPSEFLIGGTLDRIFRLHRNKRIVIATFASNLHRVQQVVDAAGRFNRKVAFVGRSMVTNVELARDLNYLSADDKMLIPATDVYKYAPNQVVVMTTGSQGEPFSGLVLMSKGEHRQIQLGEKDVVAIFASPIPGNEKLVSNTINRLFACGCDVIYEGEKEIHVSGHAARDELRLMLNLVKPRYFVPVHGEYRHLVRHAQLAQEIGVPTKNTFVMQNGDVLLVTDKRAQVKGRIPSGRIMVDGVAMGELEGSIMKERHELAEDGLVVISVVVDGGLHLVSEPRIESRGFIHMEDASTLHEELLSTVKRVFDHFAQKKKEVEVTMLALRMKSRVKDVIRRRYANAKPMILPIITKIEGTEIHES, via the coding sequence ATGCCTGAAAAACCTTTAAAGCGAACCAGGCGTCGCCCAAGAAAATCTAATGCTGTAAAAAAATTAAAGTTCTTTGCCCTAGGTGGTCTAGGGGAAATCGGGAAAAATATGTATGTATTTGAATTTGGGGAAGATATTATTGTAGTAGACAGCGGACTTATGTTCCCCGACGAAGAAATGTTAGGCATAGATTTTGTTATTCCTGATATTTCATATTTAGTGGAAAATCGCCAGCGAATTCGTGGCATTCTCCTTACTCATGGACACGAAGACCATATAGGGGCTCTTCCTTTTGTGTTACCTAAACTTGATGTGCCCGTATATGGAACTCGGCTAACCTTAGGGTTGGTTCAAAATAAGCTAAAAGAAACAGTCCCCGATTACAACGGAAATTTTGTAGAGATTAAGGCTGGGAATGAAGTTCAACTAGGAGTTTTTTCTATTCGTTTTGTTGCTGTTTGTCATTCCATTCCCGACGCGGTGGGGCTGGTGATATCTACGCCCCTCGGACTTATTGTGCATACAGGCGATTTCAAACTGGATCCTACCCCAATAGACGGACGGTTAACCGATTACGCTGCTTTTGCAGAGGCTGGCCGTGATGGGGTGCTTCTTATGCTCTCTGATTCTACAAATGCGGAAAGAAAGGGATTTACCCCGTCGGAATTCCTTATAGGGGGGACCCTTGATCGTATTTTCCGCCTTCATAGAAATAAACGCATTGTCATAGCAACTTTTGCAAGTAACTTGCATCGTGTACAACAGGTTGTAGATGCTGCAGGACGTTTTAACCGTAAGGTTGCCTTTGTGGGGAGGAGCATGGTTACTAATGTGGAATTGGCGCGAGACTTAAACTATCTTTCAGCCGATGACAAAATGTTGATTCCTGCAACTGATGTTTATAAATACGCCCCTAACCAGGTTGTAGTCATGACGACAGGAAGTCAAGGCGAACCGTTTTCTGGGCTTGTTCTTATGAGCAAGGGGGAGCATCGACAGATCCAGCTGGGGGAAAAGGATGTAGTGGCAATTTTTGCCAGCCCTATCCCTGGGAATGAAAAGTTGGTTAGCAATACTATCAATCGATTGTTTGCTTGCGGATGCGATGTTATTTATGAGGGTGAAAAAGAAATACATGTGTCTGGGCATGCGGCACGAGATGAGCTGCGCCTCATGTTAAATCTTGTAAAGCCGCGTTATTTTGTGCCAGTCCATGGTGAGTATCGACACCTAGTTCGTCATGCTCAACTGGCGCAGGAGATAGGGGTTCCCACTAAAAATACCTTTGTAATGCAAAATGGCGACGTTCTTTTAGTGACGGACAAAAGAGCTCAGGTGAAGGGGCGTATCCCATCTGGTCGCATTATGGTAGATGGTGTGGCTATGGGGGAGCTGGAAGGCAGCATTATGAAAGAGCGCCATGAGCTGGCAGAGGATGGCCTTGTGGTTATTTCCGTTGTAGTCGATGGAGGCTTACATCTCGTATCTGAGCCTCGTATCGAAAGTCGCGGATTCATTCATATGGAGGATGCGTCTACTTTACATGAAGAGCTTCTCTCCACAGTCAAGAGAGTGTTCGACCATTTTGCTCAAAAGAAAAAAGAAGTGGAAGTTACGATGTTGGCTCTCCGTATGAAGAGCCGTGTAAAAGATGTGATACGGCGTCGGTATGCAAATGCAAAGCCTATGATTTTACCCATTATTACAAAGATCGAGGGGACGGAAATTCATGAAAGCTGA
- a CDS encoding undecaprenyl-diphosphate phosphatase, which produces MKAETLILGIVQGLAEFLPISSSGHLALLQNLWGIAEDSLTYDVLLHFSTMIATVVFFSRDIYSLAIEWFKGLFSPSGRETEGWRLGWAVICGTIVTGAIGFPLKPVVERWMVSPALIGCALLITSLLLWYASSLPQRSNKLSLLSGIVIGVAQGLAVIPGISRSGATIVTGLKRGLSPEEAFRFSFLLSLPAILGATLLQVMDLVRAGGFVDSLPDFWYGGIIAAFVTGYGALVWFRKMVTLGRWRIFALYCLVPAGISLVMSIWR; this is translated from the coding sequence ATGAAAGCTGAAACGTTAATTCTTGGCATCGTACAAGGCCTTGCAGAGTTTCTTCCAATTAGTAGTTCCGGACATTTAGCTTTGTTACAGAATCTATGGGGCATCGCAGAGGATAGCCTTACCTATGATGTGCTGCTCCATTTTAGTACGATGATAGCTACGGTCGTCTTCTTTTCGAGAGATATCTACTCTTTGGCAATAGAGTGGTTTAAGGGGCTGTTTTCCCCGTCTGGTCGAGAAACAGAAGGGTGGCGCCTTGGATGGGCCGTTATTTGCGGGACTATCGTTACAGGAGCTATTGGATTCCCTCTCAAGCCGGTGGTAGAGAGATGGATGGTATCTCCTGCTCTTATTGGATGCGCCCTTTTAATAACATCGTTACTCTTATGGTATGCTTCTTCTTTGCCTCAGAGATCAAATAAACTTTCATTACTGTCTGGAATTGTTATTGGGGTAGCGCAAGGATTGGCAGTTATACCTGGAATTTCCCGATCAGGGGCGACAATTGTAACAGGTCTGAAAAGAGGTCTCTCCCCAGAAGAAGCTTTTCGTTTCTCCTTCCTTCTCTCTTTGCCAGCTATTCTAGGAGCCACATTGCTTCAAGTGATGGACCTCGTGAGAGCAGGCGGTTTTGTTGATAGTTTGCCTGATTTTTGGTATGGCGGTATTATTGCAGCTTTTGTGACGGGATATGGAGCTTTAGTATGGTTTAGAAAGATGGTGACCCTCGGACGCTGGCGGATCTTTGCGTTGTATTGTCTTGTTCCCGCCGGAATAAGCTTAGTGATGAGTATATGGAGGTAG
- a CDS encoding Maf family protein translates to MDRSVKQLVLASASPRRRELLASLGWPFKVVVSDVDEAPLGDEKPEAMARRLATLKAQSVASQFPHSYVIGSDTVVAIDGRVLGKPVDQEESLKMLCLLNGRTHRVYSGVALCYDQKTLSDVECTEVTFRSMKEEDLQNYAKSGEGLDKAGSYAIQGRGALLVRSICGCYYNVVGLPLFRLSCLLEEAGFPLTMQWRLSEK, encoded by the coding sequence GTGGATCGCTCGGTAAAACAATTAGTTCTGGCCTCAGCTAGCCCCAGACGGCGGGAACTTTTAGCTTCTCTAGGCTGGCCGTTTAAAGTTGTAGTATCTGATGTTGACGAAGCGCCTCTGGGTGATGAAAAGCCCGAGGCTATGGCTCGTCGTCTTGCAACTCTAAAAGCCCAATCAGTTGCCAGCCAGTTCCCTCATAGTTATGTTATAGGATCTGATACGGTGGTAGCTATAGATGGGCGTGTTTTAGGAAAGCCAGTCGACCAGGAAGAATCTCTCAAAATGCTTTGTCTTCTCAACGGCCGAACCCATCGTGTTTATTCTGGGGTAGCTCTTTGTTATGATCAAAAGACTCTATCTGACGTGGAATGTACAGAAGTTACGTTTAGATCTATGAAAGAAGAAGATCTTCAGAACTATGCAAAGAGCGGCGAGGGGCTCGATAAAGCTGGTTCTTATGCAATACAGGGAAGAGGGGCTCTTCTCGTTCGTTCAATTTGCGGATGCTATTACAATGTAGTGGGACTTCCTCTTTTCCGTTTAAGCTGTCTTCTTGAAGAGGCTGGTTTCCCTCTGACAATGCAATGGAGGCTGAGCGAGAAATGA